A genome region from Longimicrobiaceae bacterium includes the following:
- a CDS encoding co-chaperone GroES family protein, whose amino-acid sequence MSREVILIGDKVLIKPEENEKTPSGLYLPQSVAEKEKVGGGYVVNVGPGYPTSEPAGGDGEPWSRTASKTGVRYVPLQASKGDYAIYLRREAVEVEIDDSAYLIVPHAAILLLIRDRIPLP is encoded by the coding sequence ATGAGCCGGGAAGTGATCCTGATCGGCGACAAGGTGCTGATCAAGCCGGAAGAGAACGAGAAGACCCCGTCCGGCCTGTACCTGCCGCAGAGCGTGGCGGAGAAGGAGAAGGTGGGCGGCGGCTACGTGGTGAACGTGGGCCCCGGCTACCCCACCTCCGAGCCCGCCGGGGGCGACGGCGAGCCCTGGTCGCGCACCGCTTCGAAGACCGGGGTGCGCTACGTGCCGCTGCAGGCGTCCAAGGGCGACTATGCCATCTACCTCCGCCGCGAGGCCGTGGAGGTGGAGATCGACGACAGCGCCTACCTGATCGTCCCCCACGCCGCCATCCTCCTGCTGATCCGCGACCGGATCCCGCTTCCGTAG
- a CDS encoding ATP-binding protein — protein sequence MTIQAADEPRFRVPLTAPDQILAELSAEEVRQHLRALQAVTEAILAHLTLPELLRELLDRLRAILGVDAATVLLCSEEGSTLVVRASSGLEEELEHPVEIPVGQGITGAVAARRQPVIVDDVSRFETVSPGLQRLSSMMVAPLLAEGDLLGVLHLGTVAPRTFTARDLYLLQVVADRVAMAVKNALLYDRAQEQVQAREAAEAAHREAEERFRIYAESASDAIFAIDEESIVQYANPAVERIFGYRPEELAGRSLSMLIPERMREAHQQGMAHFVATGRRRIPWDGVELPGLHRDGREIALEISFGAYTRGGRRFFTGIARDVTERVRQQEQLESLAAELEATVEELKVRTADAEAANRAKTDFLAVMSHELRTPLAAILGYAQLLEMGLPEPVPEGDRKHVERIGAAARHQLALVEEILTFSQLQAGRAEARPEPMDLVAVTREAADMIAPGAAAKGLMLSLEGPDALPLFSDPARIRQVLANILSNALKFTREGGIRVRVEEAGEGTLVSVEDTGIGIAADDLERIFDPFWQVRQSASREVEGSGLGLSVSRRIAEELLGGQVTVESTPGAGSTFRLHLPAGRAPVGE from the coding sequence ATGACGATCCAGGCCGCGGACGAGCCACGTTTCCGGGTTCCTCTGACCGCGCCGGACCAGATCCTGGCGGAGCTGAGCGCCGAGGAGGTCCGCCAGCACCTCCGCGCGCTGCAGGCCGTCACGGAGGCGATCCTGGCGCACCTCACGCTCCCGGAGCTTCTTCGGGAGCTGCTGGACCGGCTCCGCGCGATCCTCGGCGTGGACGCGGCCACCGTCCTCCTTTGCTCGGAAGAGGGGAGCACGCTGGTGGTACGCGCCTCCAGCGGGCTCGAAGAGGAGCTGGAGCACCCGGTGGAGATCCCCGTGGGCCAGGGGATCACGGGGGCGGTGGCGGCGCGCCGACAGCCGGTCATCGTGGACGACGTGTCCCGGTTCGAGACCGTAAGCCCCGGCCTGCAGCGGCTCTCCTCCATGATGGTGGCGCCGCTCCTGGCGGAGGGTGACCTCCTGGGGGTGCTGCACCTGGGCACGGTCGCACCGCGGACCTTCACCGCGCGCGACCTGTACCTGCTGCAGGTGGTGGCCGACCGCGTTGCCATGGCCGTAAAGAACGCGCTGCTCTACGACCGGGCGCAGGAGCAGGTCCAGGCGCGCGAGGCCGCGGAGGCCGCGCACCGCGAAGCGGAGGAGCGCTTCCGAATCTACGCCGAGAGCGCCTCGGACGCGATCTTCGCCATCGACGAGGAGAGCATCGTCCAGTACGCCAACCCGGCCGTGGAACGGATCTTCGGCTACCGCCCGGAGGAGCTGGCCGGACGGAGCCTGTCCATGCTCATCCCGGAGCGGATGCGCGAAGCCCACCAGCAGGGGATGGCGCACTTCGTCGCCACGGGCCGGAGGCGGATCCCCTGGGACGGGGTCGAGCTGCCGGGGCTGCACCGCGACGGGCGCGAGATCGCGCTGGAGATCAGCTTCGGGGCGTACACCCGGGGAGGGCGGCGCTTCTTCACGGGGATCGCCCGCGACGTCACCGAGCGCGTCCGCCAGCAGGAGCAGCTCGAGTCGCTGGCCGCGGAGCTGGAGGCCACCGTGGAGGAGCTCAAGGTGCGCACTGCGGACGCGGAGGCGGCCAACCGGGCCAAGACCGACTTCCTGGCCGTGATGAGCCACGAGCTGCGCACGCCGCTCGCGGCCATCCTCGGCTACGCGCAGCTGCTGGAGATGGGACTTCCGGAGCCGGTCCCCGAGGGCGACCGCAAGCACGTGGAGCGGATCGGCGCCGCAGCCCGGCACCAGCTTGCGCTGGTGGAGGAGATCCTCACCTTCTCGCAGCTCCAGGCCGGGCGGGCGGAGGCGCGCCCGGAGCCCATGGACCTGGTGGCGGTCACGCGCGAGGCGGCGGACATGATCGCGCCGGGTGCCGCGGCCAAGGGGCTCATGCTGTCGCTGGAGGGTCCCGACGCGCTCCCCCTGTTCAGCGACCCGGCCCGGATCCGCCAGGTGCTCGCCAACATCCTGTCCAACGCGCTGAAGTTCACCCGCGAGGGTGGGATCCGCGTCCGGGTGGAGGAGGCGGGGGAGGGGACCCTGGTATCGGTGGAGGATACGGGGATCGGGATCGCGGCGGACGACCTGGAGCGCATCTTCGACCCGTTCTGGCAGGTGCGCCAGAGCGCCAGCCGCGAGGTGGAGGGCTCCGGACTGGGCCTCAGCGTGTCGAGGCGGATCGCCGAGGAGCTGCTCGGCGGGCAGGTGACGGTGGAGAGCACCCCCGGGGCTGGATCGACGTTCCGGCTGCACCTGCCGGCGGGGAGGGCTCCGGTCGGGGAGTAG
- a CDS encoding cation diffusion facilitator family transporter: MGAGHHHGHGHSHGHGHHGHGSAGARNVRRLTITLALAATYMVAEAVGGWWANSLALLADAGHMLSDVGALALSLFAIWIAQRPATPQRTYGYYRTEILAALANGATLIAISLFIFVEAWERIREPQPVAGGVVMAIAVGGLLVNVVGLLMLHGGKDESLNVRGAWLHLLTDALGSVGAITGGLLVWAFGWYWADPAVSVAIGILVIYSSWHLLRESVGVLLEGTPGHIDVEAVRAAMVEVDGVGEVHDLHVWTITSGMDAMSAHVVVGDGAGARPGGEVLSALHAMLHERFGLHHMTIQVETPEFRATCEACA, from the coding sequence ATGGGAGCGGGACACCACCACGGACACGGCCACTCGCACGGCCACGGACACCACGGGCACGGCTCGGCCGGGGCGCGCAACGTCCGCCGCCTCACGATCACGCTGGCGCTGGCCGCCACGTACATGGTCGCGGAGGCGGTGGGGGGCTGGTGGGCCAACTCGCTGGCGCTGCTGGCGGACGCGGGACACATGCTCTCCGACGTGGGGGCGCTGGCGCTCTCGCTCTTCGCCATCTGGATCGCGCAGCGCCCGGCCACCCCGCAGCGCACCTACGGCTACTACCGCACGGAGATCCTGGCGGCGCTGGCGAACGGGGCCACCCTGATCGCCATCTCGCTCTTCATCTTCGTGGAGGCGTGGGAGCGCATCCGGGAGCCGCAGCCGGTGGCGGGCGGGGTGGTGATGGCGATCGCCGTCGGGGGCCTGCTGGTGAACGTGGTGGGGCTCCTGATGCTGCACGGCGGCAAGGACGAGAGCCTGAACGTGCGCGGAGCCTGGCTCCACCTGCTCACCGACGCGCTGGGGAGCGTGGGCGCCATCACCGGCGGCCTGCTGGTGTGGGCCTTCGGGTGGTACTGGGCGGACCCGGCCGTGTCGGTGGCGATCGGCATCCTGGTGATCTACTCGTCCTGGCACCTGCTGCGCGAGAGCGTGGGGGTCCTGCTGGAGGGGACCCCGGGGCACATCGACGTCGAGGCGGTGCGCGCCGCGATGGTGGAGGTGGACGGGGTAGGGGAGGTGCACGACCTGCACGTGTGGACCATCACCAGCGGGATGGACGCGATGAGCGCGCACGTGGTGGTGGGGGACGGGGCGGGGGCCCGTCCCGGCGGCGAGGTCCTGAGCGCCCTGCACGCGATGCTGCACGAGCGCTTCGGGCTGCACCACATGACGATCCAGGTGGAGACGCCGGAGTTCCGGGCCACGTGCGAGGCGTGTGCCTGA
- the lgt gene encoding prolipoprotein diacylglyceryl transferase, with protein MTATALASLLLEVPFPRIDPVALDLPGPIDVRWYGLGYLAGFFVAYVILRRLAQSGFLRMEPDAAGDLITALVLGVILGGRLGYILFYDFADFAASPARIFRIWEGGLSFHGGLLGVILATWWFTRKHRIPFFNLGDGLALAVPFGIFFVRLANFVNGELYGRVAEPDVPWAMRFPTDPAAVRLLRLEGLPMRERERAIEAAYETGAWEAVREQVPLRHPSQLYEALTEGLLLGLILWAVYAWTRRRGIRLPDGTFGGIFLVGYGLFRSFVELFRQPDAQFRSADDPLGTVLGPLTMGQTLSVLMILGGLAILVWSWRRAQHSPTRFAG; from the coding sequence TTGACGGCCACGGCGCTCGCCTCGCTCCTCCTGGAGGTCCCGTTCCCCCGGATCGACCCGGTGGCGCTGGACCTCCCCGGCCCCATCGACGTCCGCTGGTACGGGCTCGGGTACCTGGCGGGGTTCTTCGTCGCCTACGTCATCCTGCGCCGCCTGGCGCAGTCCGGCTTCCTGCGGATGGAGCCGGACGCCGCGGGCGACCTGATCACCGCGCTGGTGCTGGGGGTGATCCTGGGGGGGCGCCTCGGCTACATCCTCTTCTACGACTTCGCGGACTTCGCGGCCAGCCCGGCGCGCATCTTCCGCATCTGGGAGGGCGGGCTCTCCTTCCACGGGGGGCTGCTCGGGGTGATCCTGGCCACCTGGTGGTTCACCCGGAAGCACCGCATCCCCTTCTTCAACCTGGGCGACGGGCTGGCGCTGGCGGTCCCCTTCGGGATCTTCTTCGTCCGGCTCGCCAACTTCGTCAACGGCGAGCTGTACGGCCGCGTGGCCGAGCCGGACGTGCCCTGGGCGATGCGCTTCCCGACGGACCCGGCGGCGGTCCGGCTCCTGCGTCTGGAGGGACTCCCCATGCGGGAGCGGGAGCGCGCCATCGAGGCCGCGTACGAGACGGGGGCGTGGGAGGCCGTCCGCGAGCAGGTGCCGCTCCGGCACCCGTCGCAGCTCTACGAAGCCCTTACCGAGGGGCTGCTGTTGGGGCTCATCCTGTGGGCGGTGTACGCCTGGACGCGCCGTCGCGGGATCCGCCTCCCGGACGGCACCTTCGGCGGGATCTTCCTGGTGGGGTACGGGCTCTTCCGCAGCTTCGTGGAGCTATTCCGGCAGCCGGACGCGCAGTTCCGCAGCGCGGACGACCCGCTGGGGACGGTGCTGGGCCCGCTGACCATGGGGCAGACGCTGAGCGTGCTGATGATCCTGGGCGGGCTGGCGATCCTGGTGTGGAGCTGGCGCCGGGCGCAGCACTCTCCCACGCGGTTCGCGGGGTAG
- a CDS encoding tetratricopeptide repeat protein, with product MASPSVASRTRNTSRGPDNDDIVMARAIQFSEWARRNAKIVIAVSVAALIVVGGLFYYRIYREQRAERAAVQLSQVEQTVASGNATLALRDLGDFSRRFGGTVEADQARLMQARLHLEANEPAKAVAVLQEMGEGPRTVVGAQGGLLLAAAHNQAGNRQAAIDAYLRVADAAQLDYLRQEALEGAALLRQQAGDFAGAAELYRRLLGTTEEGSFQRSVYEMRLAEAEARAQAK from the coding sequence ATGGCTTCCCCGTCCGTCGCCTCCCGCACCAGGAACACCTCCCGCGGCCCCGACAACGACGACATCGTGATGGCGCGCGCCATCCAGTTCTCCGAGTGGGCGCGCCGGAACGCGAAGATCGTGATCGCGGTGTCGGTGGCGGCGCTCATCGTCGTGGGCGGGCTCTTCTACTACCGCATCTACCGCGAGCAGCGGGCGGAGCGCGCGGCGGTCCAGCTCTCCCAAGTGGAGCAGACCGTGGCCTCCGGAAACGCCACGCTGGCGCTCCGCGACCTGGGCGACTTCTCGCGGCGCTTCGGCGGCACCGTGGAGGCCGACCAGGCCCGCCTGATGCAGGCGCGCCTGCACCTGGAGGCCAACGAGCCCGCCAAGGCGGTCGCGGTCCTGCAGGAGATGGGCGAGGGGCCGCGCACCGTCGTGGGCGCGCAGGGGGGGCTCCTCCTGGCTGCGGCCCACAACCAGGCGGGGAACCGGCAGGCCGCCATCGACGCGTACCTGCGCGTGGCGGACGCGGCACAGCTCGACTACCTGCGCCAGGAGGCGCTGGAGGGGGCGGCGCTCCTGCGGCAGCAGGCGGGCGACTTCGCCGGGGCGGCGGAGCTGTACCGCCGGCTCCTGGGGACCACCGAGGAGGGCTCGTTCCAGCGCTCCGTGTACGAGATGCGCCTCGCGGAGGCGGAGGCGCGCGCGCAGGCGAAGTGA
- a CDS encoding protein-L-isoaspartate(D-aspartate) O-methyltransferase: MSADRFIAQRRALIGKMQERGIRDLEVLRAFDTVPRHEFLPEAVWHRAYEDAPVPIGFGQTASQPSLQAFYMQALGLGPTDRVLEIGTGSGFQTAVLAHLVDRVYSVERIRELSIRAREVLDRLRLSNVALLVGDGTIGWSRYAPYDAILVSAAGPEIPAPLVNQLAPGGRMLVPVGSKEGQQLLMVRRTPEGIRTEEVLDVTFVPLMGRFGWEERGEPGRGG, translated from the coding sequence GTGAGCGCCGACCGCTTCATCGCGCAGCGGCGCGCCCTGATCGGGAAGATGCAGGAGCGCGGGATCCGCGACCTGGAGGTGCTGCGCGCCTTCGACACGGTCCCCCGGCACGAGTTCCTCCCCGAGGCGGTGTGGCACCGCGCCTACGAGGACGCCCCCGTGCCCATCGGCTTCGGGCAGACGGCGTCGCAGCCCTCGCTGCAGGCGTTCTACATGCAGGCGCTCGGGCTGGGCCCCACCGACCGGGTGCTGGAGATCGGGACCGGCTCCGGCTTCCAGACGGCCGTGCTGGCCCACCTGGTGGACCGGGTGTACTCGGTGGAGCGGATCCGCGAGCTGTCGATCCGCGCCCGGGAGGTGCTGGACCGGCTCCGCCTCTCCAACGTCGCCCTGCTGGTGGGGGACGGCACCATCGGCTGGAGCCGCTACGCCCCGTACGACGCGATCCTCGTGTCCGCGGCCGGTCCGGAGATCCCCGCGCCGCTGGTGAACCAGCTCGCCCCGGGGGGGCGGATGCTGGTACCGGTCGGGTCCAAGGAGGGACAGCAGCTCCTGATGGTGCGGCGGACGCCCGAGGGGATCCGCACGGAGGAGGTGCTGGACGTCACCTTCGTACCGCTCATGGGCCGCTTCGGCTGGGAAGAGCGGGGCGAGCCGGGCCGCGGGGGGTGA
- the surE gene encoding 5'/3'-nucleotidase SurE, whose product MLILCTNDDGYLALGLEVLATAAKCLGTVQIVAPDREQSATSHSLTMHHPLRARRVREGVRHVDGTPTDCVALAVGALLEQKPDYVLSGVNHGPNMGEDVLYSGTVAGAMEATILGIPAVAVSYVGRDPERIRGYGPLLERLLPKLLARGDFPRETLLNVNLPAIDAAEVKGVRVTRLARRVYNDSIVRGKDPMGRDYYWIGGGGAEWDAPEGTDFHAVSAGYVSVTPLHLDLTNHALLEDVASWGLGT is encoded by the coding sequence ATGCTGATTCTCTGCACGAACGACGACGGCTACCTGGCGCTCGGGCTGGAGGTGCTCGCGACCGCCGCGAAGTGCCTGGGCACGGTGCAGATCGTGGCACCGGACCGCGAGCAGAGCGCCACCAGCCACTCACTCACCATGCACCACCCGCTGCGGGCGAGGCGGGTGCGCGAGGGGGTGCGGCACGTGGACGGGACGCCCACGGACTGTGTGGCGCTGGCGGTGGGGGCGCTGCTGGAGCAGAAGCCGGACTACGTGCTCTCCGGGGTGAACCACGGGCCCAACATGGGGGAGGACGTGCTGTACTCCGGCACCGTCGCGGGCGCCATGGAGGCCACCATCCTGGGGATCCCGGCGGTGGCGGTGTCGTACGTGGGGCGCGACCCGGAGCGGATCCGCGGCTACGGGCCCCTGCTGGAGCGGCTGCTCCCGAAGCTCCTCGCGCGCGGCGACTTCCCGCGCGAGACGCTGCTCAACGTGAACCTCCCGGCAATCGACGCGGCGGAGGTGAAGGGGGTGCGCGTCACGCGCCTGGCGCGGCGCGTCTACAACGACTCCATCGTCCGCGGCAAGGATCCCATGGGTCGGGACTACTACTGGATCGGCGGGGGCGGGGCGGAGTGGGACGCGCCGGAGGGCACCGACTTCCACGCGGTGAGCGCCGGCTACGTGTCCGTGACCCCGCTGCACCTGGACCTCACCAACCACGCCCTACTGGAGGACGTGGCCTCCTGGGGACTGGGCACGTGA
- a CDS encoding MerR family transcriptional regulator codes for MKRRAPQREFYSIGEVCELLALKPHVLRYWETQFDAFSPAKNRQGNRVYRARDLELIALIRRLVHEEGYTIEGARRKIDELRSSGDVGASSGRALEESFVRSLRTELEEILELLGPAAIRE; via the coding sequence GTGAAGCGCCGCGCTCCACAGCGGGAGTTCTACTCCATCGGCGAGGTGTGCGAGCTGCTGGCGCTGAAGCCGCACGTGCTGCGCTACTGGGAGACGCAGTTCGACGCCTTCTCCCCCGCGAAGAACCGGCAGGGCAACCGCGTCTACCGGGCGCGCGACCTGGAGCTGATCGCCCTGATCCGCCGCCTGGTGCACGAGGAGGGCTACACCATCGAGGGCGCGCGCCGGAAGATCGACGAGCTGCGCTCCTCCGGCGACGTCGGCGCCAGCTCCGGCCGCGCGCTGGAGGAGTCGTTCGTGCGGTCGCTACGGACGGAGCTGGAGGAGATCCTGGAGCTGCTCGGGCCGGCCGCGATCCGGGAATAG